The genomic region TACCGAACCTAACGCTTGTTTCGCCTATCATCTTCCAAACGGTAACCTTCCCGGCGTGACCGCGACGGGAGACGAAGTAAAGACGCAGGGAAGCGCCGACGTCGTGGGAGATCCGGCGCCTATCGACAACGCCGCGACGAATCCATTCTATTCCCTTGCCGAGGTTCTTGGTATCTCGGATGCCGAGGTAGCGAGCATGCTTGCCAGCGCGGATAACACATCGATAGCCAATCCGTTGAACGGGATAACGTATATCGACGGTGACGCGAGCATAACCAGTAACCTGGTCGGAGAGGGCCTGCTCTACATCACTGGAGATCTTCACGCCGCGGGAAGCTTCAATTTCAGGGGGCTTATCTATGTCGAAGGGGATGTCCATTTCACGGGAACGCCCTGGGTCCTCGGAAGCATGATCGTGCGCGGCACATCCGACTTCAACTTCAGTTCGGGAAACGCCGCCGTGCTTTACAGCCAGGACGCGATCTCGCAGGCACTCGGTTCCTCGATGCCGTGCATGATGCTGTCGTGGAAGGAACGATGATCGCGGCCGCGCTGCCGAATCAATAAAAACCTTTATGGCCCGGCCAGGCGCCGGGCCGTTTTTTATCCTCTGGGGCTGGCTGACGTGGCAGGGAGTTCTCTTTTCTGTCTGGCCGTGAGCCAGCGGGCTTTCACCCCCATGGGTTCTTCACCCTATTGACCATATTCACGACGGCATGGTACAATTTAATCGTGAAAAGCGATGCGTCTGCCGCCTGCTGATAACGCATCACAATATGAAAGGCTCACTGCGCGGCGGCAGAGCGTTCCATTAATATCTGAATATATCTCATTTGGCTTACATATAATCCACGGATGAAATTTTGATTGCGCTGCCATGGACGGTCGCATGGGGATTACCATGAATGGCCCCGGCCGTGTACTGCGCGTTGCAGCATATATCGCCCTTATATCGATCGCCTCTCATTTCGAGGCCGCGTTGGCTGGAGAGGGAGGAGAAATCGTAATAACGGGGCACCTTAGCGACTGTCAGACAGGCGAGCCGGTAAGCCTTGCCGTGATCGATCTGTTCGAGACCGGGGCGACGACGCTGAGCGGTAATGACGGGTCTTTCGAAGTCGTTCTTCCAGCCGGAGCGGCGCTTGCTCATATCGCGATAACTCATGTCTCGTTCGAACAGATCCCTTTCATGGAGCTGAGAGCGGACGGTCCCCTCGATCTTGCGATCTGCCTGGAGACAAAGCTATACGAGATCTCAGGGATCGAAGTGTACGCCGAGGTCCATCCGGAGAGGATGAGCGTCTCTCCGAGGATAGAGATGAAGGCGGATGATCTCTCCAGCGGGACCCTTTCGCAGGCAGACCCCCTTTACGCCCTGAAAGACCTGCCGGGAGTATCTTCCGGCGCCGATTTCGACGGACGCTTCAGCATCTATGGCTCTTCACCCGACGCGAACGCCTTTTTCCTCGACGGGCTCTATTATTCATCGCCATATCACCTCGGTGGCCTCTGCAGCATATATGACCCGTCCAATATAAAGGGTTTTTATTTTTCCCCCGTTCCTCTTTCCGCCTCTTCCCATGGTGCCACCGGGGCGGTGATCGAAGTGGAGACATACGATGGCGCGGCGGAAGAAGAGGGCAACGAGTTTTCCCTCGGGCTGCTAAGTTCTTCGGTCGCTTCGAGAAGATCTTTCTCGGAAGGGGCGGTCACCACATCGGTCCTCGCCAGGAGAAGTTATATCGACCTGCTCTACGACGCATTCGGAGGAGCCTCCAACACGCAGCTTCCCAATTTCTACGATATCCAGACGAATGTAGTCAGAAGGATCGGCGGAAGGAGATACCTGAAACTCGGACTCCTTGTCTCGGGCGATGAATCGAGGATGAGCATGGAGGGTTCTTCAGCAGAGGGCGAAACAGCTTCAGATGTCACATGGTACAGGAGCATTTCGAGCATGTCATTGGCCTACGGTTATGACAGGAGCAAGGGCGCGGCGTGGTGGGGCAGGGCGATGATCGGCTACCAGCCTTACAGGTCCAATTTTGATATGAGCGGCAATGATCTTGAGAGTATGGGATGGTATGGAGGAAGGACGACTCTCAGGATCGACGTGGGAAGAAGTTACGGCAGGGGAACGATTTCGGGGGGGCTCTATTCGTCCGTTTCGATGATCGAATACGAGCTTGATTTCGGAAGGGGGTTCTGGCTCGCCAGCAGGAACGAGAACTCGGCGGTAAGGCTCGATAACGACGGGTATGCATTTGTCGCCGACGGGGACAACAGGTGGGGATATACGGGAAGTTACGCCGAGATGACCTGGGCCTGCGACAGGATCGCCGTCCAGGCGGGATTGAGGGGCGAATATTATTCAAGGACAGATGAGAGTTCTCTCAGCCCGAGGATATCGCTGCAGGGAAGGATCGGGGAGAAGACGGTCGTACTCGCCTCGGGCGGCGTATTTTCGAGGGATGGCGCCGAGGATTTCGGCAATCCCGCTTCGATCGGTTCGCATCTGAAGACGGAAAAAGCGGCTCAATTCAACATGAGCCTGAGAAGGGAACTCCCCGGCGGAGTGCTCGTCCAGGCGGGTGGTTATCTCAGGAGCGAATGGGACCTTCCCGTCGAAGCCGATCCGGTGATCCACGAAAGCATGGGGAAGGGAAGAAGCAGGGGATTGCAGATCGGGATGGAATTCGTGTCGAAAGGCTGGGAGACCGTGATGAGCTATTCATATAACAGGGCCGAGCGGATCGATTATCCCCATACGCTGACTTTCAGGCCCGACCTGAGCGACGGAAAGGTGAACGGTCTCGTACCGGCGTACGACAGCCCCTATTGGTACGCCTCTCCATACCAGCAGAAACATTCGCTGATGATCGAGGCGGGCAGACAGATGACGGAACATTTCAGCCTTTCACTGGCGTGGAATATCGGATCAGGCAGGCCGTACACGCCGATAGGCGAGGTATATCAGAGGGACGCGGGGGGGTATATCGCTTCGGAGGGCGCGAGGATGTCGGCGACGCTGCCTTCTTTCCAGCGTCTCGATATCCATGCCGAGTGGCGCTGGGAGAGCGCCGCTCTCTTTGTCGAAGTACTCAATATCACCAATCACACCAACGTATTCAACCAGCGGTACAACGAGGACTACTCGGCGAGGACCTGGTTCCGCGGTCTTCCAGTGATGCCGGCCTTCGGACTCAGGGTGTCTTTCTGAATTTCATCCCCGCTTCAGGAAAAGGCTTGATTAAATCGGCAGGCTGTATTACCTTGATGCCGTTTCGCTGCCGAAAAGATCTTCGGAGAGCGAGATCCGCCTTGATAAGGTCTATTACCATAGCAGTGAAGGTGTCAAATGCCGAAATTACTATTGATCATTATCAGCGCCGTACTTGTCAATAACTTCGTCCTGCAGAGATTTCTCGGTATCTGCCCGTTTCTTGGCGTATCGAAAAGGGTGTCGACAGCTCTCGGGATGAGTGGAGCGGTGCTGTTCGTAATGACGATGGCTTCCGTCTCGACATGGCTGATCTATCACTACATCCTGGTCCCGGCCGACTCGGCCGGCCATTTCGTTCTGATAGCCGCCGATCTGACATTTCTGAAGACGGTGACATTCATCCTCGTGATCGCCAGCCTCGTTCAGCTTGTGGAGCTGGTCCTTCAGAAACTCAGCCCCACTCTATACCAGGCGCTGGGGATATTCCTCCCGCTGATAACGACGAACTGCGCGGTCCTCGGAGTGGCCGTACTCAATATCCAGAAGGAATACTCCCTGCTCGAAACGACGATCTTCGGAATAGGCGCGGCGCTCGGATTCGGCCTCGCTATGATCCTTTTCTCCGGGTTGAGAGAGAGGATAGATCTCTGCGACACGCCTGTCTCTTTCCGCGGGACAGCGATCGGGCTCGTCACAGCGGGACTGCTTTCTCTTGCCTTCATGGGATTTACAGGACTGGTTAAAATATAAGATAGATAGCGGTTCCGCCGGGGAGGCGGAACATCGATGAAGAAACAGACGACTGATCGTCAATACGGAGGAAGAACCTGATATGCTGAGTGCTGTTATCGCTCTTGCCGCTCTCGCGCTCCTGGCCAGCTTCGGACTGGCGGTGGCCGCCCGTATTTTCGCCGTGGAAACCGATCCGAGGATCGAGCTTGTGGAGGATGCTCTTCCCGGGGCGAACTGCGGCGCCTGCGGCTACCCCGGTTGTTCAGGACTGGCAAAGGCCATAGTCGAGGGGAAGGCTCAGGTAGGAGACTGTCCCGTCGGAAACGATGATACCCGCAAAAAGATATCAGAGATAATGGGGATCTCATTTGAAGGGGGACAGGTCCGGATGGTCGCGATGGTCATGTGCAAGGGCGACGACCAGGTGGCGGGGAAGAGGTTCTATTACAACGGCATATATGATTGCGCGTCCGCGGCGCTTATTTTCGGCGGAGACAAGAGCTGTTCGTACGGCTGCCTGGGGCTCGGAACGTGTGCCGGGATATGCCCCTTCGGGGCGATAGAGATGCTTCCCGGTGGACTGGCCGAGGTCGATCCGGATAAATGTACCGGATGCCGCCAGTGCGTGGAAGCCTGTCCAAAGGGTATCATCAGGATGGTGCCGGCAGCGAGGGATGTGCATATCCTCTGTTCCTCCCACGACAAGGGAGTCGCAGCGAAAAAGGCGTGCAAGACGGCGTGCATCGCCTGCCAGAAGTGCGTGAAAGCGGCGCCCGAGGGAAGCATCGTGATGGAGGATTTCCTCGCCGTGGTGAATTATGATATGGAGATACCGCGTGAGGTGGCGCAGGAGTGCCCGATGAACACGATAGTAGTGAGGGCGGCCAAGTGCGATGATCCGCCCTGCGAGAAGCAGGCAGCAGGGGGAGGTGGCGCCTGATGAGCAGCAGAGGATTTTTCGGAGGAGTGCATCCCGCTTATAACAAGACGATGGCAGAGAGCCGCGCGATCGTCGAGATGCCGCTGCCCGGCGAGCTGGTAGTATATTTTTCCCAGAATCTCGGAGCTCCATCCAAGCCGATTGTCAATAAGGGGGACGAGGTCAAAAAGGGCCAGGAGATCGGCGCGTCGAGCGGATTCGTATCGACGCCGGTGCACGCTCCCACTTCCGGGAAGATAATATCGATAGAGAAAAGGCCGTCGCCGGTAGGAGCCGATATACTGGCTGCAGTCATCCAACCGGACGGCAAGGACGAATGGGCTCCGGAGTGCGATAAGGAAAGGGCGAGTTCCGATCTCGACAGGGAAAAGATCAGGAACCTGATCCATGACGGTGGGATCGTAGGGATGGGAGGGGCGACCTTCCCCACTCACGTCAAACTCTCCCCGCCCGAAGGGAAGAAGATAGATACTCTCATTATAAACGGGGCCGAATGCGAACCGTACCTTACCGCCGATCACCGCGTGATGCTTGAGAGGGCGAAGGATGTCCTCGACGGAGCGTCCCTTTTCGCGCTGGTAATAGGGGTCGGGAAGATCGTCATCGCGATAGAAAAAAACAAGCCGGACGCCATAAGCGTAATGCGCAACGAGATCAGCGGAAGAAAAGGTTTCAGCGTCGAGGCGATGGATGTCATATATCCGCAGGGAGCTGAAAAGCAGTTGATCTACGCCCTGACCCGGAGAAAAGTACCGGCGGGGGGTCTTCCGATGGATGTCGGCGTCCTCGTGCAGAATGTCGGAACGGCCGCCGCGGCGTATGAAGCCGTCAGGTTCAACAGGCCTCTGATACAGAGGGTCGTTACCGTGACCGGAAGCGGAATAAAGGAACCGGCAAACGTGATGGCGAGGATAGGGACGAAGTTCGGAGATCTTATAGAGTTCTGCGGAGGGATCGAAAAAGATACGATCAAAGTCATCAACGGTGGACCGATGATGGGGATCGCCCAGCATTCACTCGAAGCGGGGATGACGAAGGGAACGAGCGGACTGGTCCTTCTGACTGAGAACGAAGTCGGGCAGTACGTCAGCGATCCGTGCATAAGGTGCGGCCGCTGCCTGGAAGTCTGTCCCATGCGCCTCAATCCGTCCGACCTGAGTATATACAGCGAGCGGATCAGGTTCGATGAGGCTGGAGAATATAATGTCATGGACTGCATAGAATGCGGTTGCTGCGCCTATGTCTGTCCGTCGAGAAGGCCTATGGTCCATCATTTCAGAAGAGCGAAAGCCGAGATCAGGAATAAAGCCAGAAAGGCGATTTAGCCGGTCCGGCCGATATCTGGAGGTATTTTTTGGAAGAGAATATCGAGGGCATCGATCCTCAGAAGGAACGCAAAAGCGGCGGCGACCCTCCAGCCGGGGGAGAAAAGCCTTCCGCCTCCGCGGACGAAAGCGCTACCGCGAAAAAGCCGGCGCCGAAACCTAAAAAGAAGGATGAATCGGGGCCGAGATTTCTCGTCAGTTCTTCGCCGCATATGCATGATGGCCGCACCGTAAGCTCCGTGATGAGGCTTGTGATATATGCGCTTCTCCCGGCGAGTCTTTTTTCGGTATATCTTTTCGGGATCGACGCCGCGAGGGTGATCGTGATATCGATCGGTTCAGCGGTGATATTTGAACTTCTCGCTCAGAAGATGATGAAGAAAGCGGTGAGGATCGGAGATTTCAGCGCCGTCCTTACAGGACTGCTCCTCGCCCTTAACCTTCCCTCGGCCAGTCCGTGGTGGCTGATAGTTACTGGAAACTTTTTCGCGATCGTCATCGCGAAGCAGCTCTACGGAGGGCTTGGCTATAATCCGTTCAATCCGGCCCTGATCGGCAGGGTCGTCCTGCTTATATCCTTTCCCGTTCATATGACCGCTCGCTGGGTGACAAGTTCTGCCTGGGGAGTCGATGGGGTGACGACGGCGACTCCTCTGGCGGCGGCCAAGGAAAGCCTCGCCACTCTGGGTCATATAGACGTAGCGTTCGGGAGAGAAGAGATAATCAACCTGCTTATAGGATTCCGTCCGGGGTGTCTCGGCGAAGTATCCGTAGTACTGCTCCTTGCCGGCGGGTTGTTCCTGATATTCAAAAAGGTGATAAGCTGGCATATACCGGTTTCGTACATCGGTTCGGTATGGCTTATGACCGGCATCTTCCACCTGGCCGATCCGACCCGTTTCGCCGATCCGACATTCCACGTCATAAGCGGCGGTCTTTTTCTCGGAGCGATATTCATGGCCACGGATTACGTGACCAGTCCGGTGACGAAGAAAGGGATGCTTATATTCGGCGCGGGATGCGGAGTAATAACAGTGATAATAAGGCTCTTCGGCGGATATCCGGAGGGTGTCAGTTTCGCGATATTATTAATGAATGCCGCGACGCCTCTTATTGACAGGTGGACGAAGCCGAAGGTCTTCGGCGCCGTCAAACCTGAAAAGGCGGCTGCCTGAAAGCGTTCGATAATGGAGGTACCTGTTCGATGAAAGAGATCTTCAGACTCTGTATGGTGCTTACTCTCATTGCGGCAGTCTCCGCGGGCGTGCTGGCGTTTGTAAGTGAAAAGACTGCCGAACCGATAGCCAAAGCCGCGCTTGAAGAGAAGATGAGCGCGGTGCGCGCGATACTTCCTCCCTTTGACAACGAGCCGGACAAGGATATCGTAAAGATAGCGAAGGAGGACGGAAGTATCGTCGAGATATATCGGGGCCGCAAGGAAGGGGCGATCGTCGGCGTCGCTTTCGAAGTCGTGTCTCCCGATGGATATTCCGGAGATATCAACTTCATGGTCGGAGTGAATATCGACGGCGTCGTCCAGGGGATAGAGATATTGAAGCATCTCGAGACTCCAGGTCTCGGGGCAAAGATAACAGATGCCGATTTCAAGGTGAAATACAGTGGGAAAAGCCTGACCGATCCGGAGAACTGGGCAGTGACGAAGGACGGTGGCACATTCGTGCCTATCACCGGAGCGACGATCTCATCGCGGGCAATAACGAAAGCCACCCACGGCGGCCTGGAATTTTTCGCGAAAAACAGGGAGGGGATCCTCTCTGATGGAGATGCCGGACAAAAAACTGAAAATAATACTGAAGAAAACAAGGGAGGCGATCAGTAGAGATGAGAGCCTGGAACGAGTTCATAAAAGGTTTCTGGAGTGAAAATCCTGTCTTCAGGCTGGTCCTGGGGCTCTGTCCGACCCTTGCCGTGACTACGTCGGCGATCAACGGTATAGGTATGGGGCTGGCGACTACTTTCGTGCTCGTCTGTTCTAACGTCGTCATATCGGTCCTTCGCTCGGTAATTCCGAAGAAGGTCCGGATACCGGCCTTCATCGTGACGATCGCGACATTCGTGACGATAGTCGATCTGGTGATGAACGGCTATTTTCACGCTCTTCACAAGAGCCTGGGACTCTTCATCCCCCTGATCGTCGTAAACTGCATAATTCTCGGCAGGGCCGAGGCGTTCGCTTCGAAGAACCCGATCGGGATATCGCTGATCGACGGGTTGGGAATGGGATTCGGTTTTACCCTCTCCCTGGTCGTTCTCGGCTCGGTGCGGGAGCTTATAGGTAACGGCTCTGTCTTCGGCGTCAGTGTATTCGGCGCTGGTTACGTCCCCCTTCTTCTTATGATCCTTCCGCCGGGCGCTTTTATTGTTTTGGGAATACTGCTTGGCCTGATGAATAAGGCGGAGATATCCCTTGCCCAAAAGCAGGGACGGACTCCGGCGATAAGGAAAAAACATGATTGCGCTACCTGCGTCCTTCATCAGAAATGGTTCGATTTCGGACCGGACAGCGATGAGACGCAGTGAAGTAAGGCGGCGGCCTTTTAAGAGATATAGCCGATCGTGAGCGGATCAGTCGAGAAGAAGGGACTTTCCAAAATTTCCCGTGAATTCGAAGGTGTCATCGACGAGAGCGTATACCACTTTTACGCCCGGTATCTTTGCCGCGGCCGCCGCGCCCGCTTCGGGGCCGAGGACGAACATCCCCGTTGAAAGAGCGTCCGCTGCGAGGGCGCTTGGAGCGACGACTGTGACGGCAAGTATATGATCTATGGTTCGGCCCGTCGATGGATCTATTATATGTCCGTACTTCTGTCCGTCGATCATGATGAAGTTCTCGTAATTGCCTGATGTGGCGACACCCTCGTCGCGCAGAAGAAGTTTTCCCACGATCCCCTCTTCTCCGTGCGGTTCACGGATTCCTATGGACCAGTAATCGCGCCCCTTTGGAGAGCCTATCGCGAACATATTGCCGCTCAGATTCACAAGCGCGCTTGTCACTCCATGCTCCTTGAGGATGGAAGCGCATCGGTCGACGCCGTACCCCTTGCCTATGCCGGCAAGATCGATCTGCATCCCAGGGGGAAGGGTAACGGTCATCTCGTCCCTGTCGAGGATCACGCGGTGATAACCGACGATCGCGAGCGTGGAGTCGATCTCCTCGCTGGACGGGAGTCTTGGTTCGCCACCCTGGAATCCCCAGAGTTTCACCAGGGGCCTTGCGGTGATATCGAAAGCTCCACTGGTCAACCGGGAATATTCGAAGGCAGCCTCAATTATCTCGAAAAGTTCGTCCGATACCCTGACCGGACCATCCTTTGACCTCCCGTTCAACATCGAGATCTCGCTCTCGGAGATCCAGTTGCTCATCACGCTCTCGATACGGTGAAGTTCGTGAAGCGCTTCTCCGGCCGCTTCCGAGGCTTCCTTTTCGCCGAGGCCATAGATAGTGATGACAGCCTTTGTGCCCATCACGAAGGTCTCTTTCGAATAAGGGGACTGATCGGAGCATGAGGAAAGGAAAAGAAGCGAGGCGGAGGCATAGATGATAACGGCTGCCCGCTGTATTCTCTTCATACCTGATATTGCGTTATTATCCATTCGCCCCCGGTTTTCCGAGAAGTTTGAACATCCTTGATTTATATTCCTCGACCCCCGGCTGATCGAAAGGGTTGACGTCGATAAGCCTTCCAGTGATGGCTACGACGAGTTCGAAAAAGACGAAGAGGTTGCCGATCGCGTCGGGAGTTATCGACGGGATCTGAAGAGTAAGTACGGGAAGGCCTCCGGAGATATGGGCGGCTCTTGTCCCTTCGAACGCTTTCCTGTTTATCTCGCCGAGGGAACGACCGGAGAGATAGTTGAGATTGTCGAGATCGGACTGTTCTTCCGGAACGGTGAGGTCTCTTAACGGGTGCGCCGCGACGAGGAATGTCTCGAGGATGTCGCGGGCTCCTTCCTGCAGCAGCTGCCCGAGGGAATGAAGGTCGGTAGTCATCACGGTCGAGGCGGGAAAGAGGCCCTTGCCGTTCTTCCCTTCCGATTCTCCCGCCAGCTGTTTCCACCACTCGCAGAAAACGGCCAGTTCGGGGTGGAATGTCGACAGCACCTCTATCGCTGTTCCTTTGTCATGAAGCAGATATCTAATCAGGGCGTACCTGACGGCTATATTCGATTTGTCCAGGGCGGTATATCTTTCCAGTCCCGAAGCAGCGCCAGCTATCATTCCGGCAACGGGGATACCGGCGGCTGCGCAGGGGAGAAGCCCGACCGGAGATAGGATACTGAACCTTCCCCCGACATTTCCCGGGATGTCGAATATCCTCCATCCGTTCTCTACGGCCATCTGGCGAAGCGCCCCGCGGCTCGGATCTGTGATCGCGATGATCCTGCCGTCGATGCCGTCCCGGCCGAATTTCTCAATCAGTTTTCTTTTCAGCAGCCTGAAGGCTATGGCCGGTTCGGTCGTCGTTCCCGATTTGGAGATGACGCATATCGAGAATCGTTTTCCATCGAGGTGCGAAAGAAGACGGTCGTGATAACCCGGAGAAAGGTTGTTACCAGCGAAATAGACGGGGAAAGCGGCTTCGGTCGGAAGAGCCTCGATCGCCGCCCTGGCGCCGAGATAAGATCCTCCGATCCCCACGACGAC from Candidatus Krumholzibacteriota bacterium harbors:
- the rsxA gene encoding electron transport complex subunit RsxA, which translates into the protein MPKLLLIIISAVLVNNFVLQRFLGICPFLGVSKRVSTALGMSGAVLFVMTMASVSTWLIYHYILVPADSAGHFVLIAADLTFLKTVTFILVIASLVQLVELVLQKLSPTLYQALGIFLPLITTNCAVLGVAVLNIQKEYSLLETTIFGIGAALGFGLAMILFSGLRERIDLCDTPVSFRGTAIGLVTAGLLSLAFMGFTGLVKI
- a CDS encoding RnfABCDGE type electron transport complex subunit B, which codes for MLSAVIALAALALLASFGLAVAARIFAVETDPRIELVEDALPGANCGACGYPGCSGLAKAIVEGKAQVGDCPVGNDDTRKKISEIMGISFEGGQVRMVAMVMCKGDDQVAGKRFYYNGIYDCASAALIFGGDKSCSYGCLGLGTCAGICPFGAIEMLPGGLAEVDPDKCTGCRQCVEACPKGIIRMVPAARDVHILCSSHDKGVAAKKACKTACIACQKCVKAAPEGSIVMEDFLAVVNYDMEIPREVAQECPMNTIVVRAAKCDDPPCEKQAAGGGGA
- the rsxC gene encoding electron transport complex subunit RsxC, whose translation is MSSRGFFGGVHPAYNKTMAESRAIVEMPLPGELVVYFSQNLGAPSKPIVNKGDEVKKGQEIGASSGFVSTPVHAPTSGKIISIEKRPSPVGADILAAVIQPDGKDEWAPECDKERASSDLDREKIRNLIHDGGIVGMGGATFPTHVKLSPPEGKKIDTLIINGAECEPYLTADHRVMLERAKDVLDGASLFALVIGVGKIVIAIEKNKPDAISVMRNEISGRKGFSVEAMDVIYPQGAEKQLIYALTRRKVPAGGLPMDVGVLVQNVGTAAAAYEAVRFNRPLIQRVVTVTGSGIKEPANVMARIGTKFGDLIEFCGGIEKDTIKVINGGPMMGIAQHSLEAGMTKGTSGLVLLTENEVGQYVSDPCIRCGRCLEVCPMRLNPSDLSIYSERIRFDEAGEYNVMDCIECGCCAYVCPSRRPMVHHFRRAKAEIRNKARKAI
- a CDS encoding RnfABCDGE type electron transport complex subunit D, with amino-acid sequence MHDGRTVSSVMRLVIYALLPASLFSVYLFGIDAARVIVISIGSAVIFELLAQKMMKKAVRIGDFSAVLTGLLLALNLPSASPWWLIVTGNFFAIVIAKQLYGGLGYNPFNPALIGRVVLLISFPVHMTARWVTSSAWGVDGVTTATPLAAAKESLATLGHIDVAFGREEIINLLIGFRPGCLGEVSVVLLLAGGLFLIFKKVISWHIPVSYIGSVWLMTGIFHLADPTRFADPTFHVISGGLFLGAIFMATDYVTSPVTKKGMLIFGAGCGVITVIIRLFGGYPEGVSFAILLMNAATPLIDRWTKPKVFGAVKPEKAAA
- a CDS encoding RnfABCDGE type electron transport complex subunit G, translating into MKEIFRLCMVLTLIAAVSAGVLAFVSEKTAEPIAKAALEEKMSAVRAILPPFDNEPDKDIVKIAKEDGSIVEIYRGRKEGAIVGVAFEVVSPDGYSGDINFMVGVNIDGVVQGIEILKHLETPGLGAKITDADFKVKYSGKSLTDPENWAVTKDGGTFVPITGATISSRAITKATHGGLEFFAKNREGILSDGDAGQKTENNTEENKGGDQ
- a CDS encoding electron transport complex subunit E, which translates into the protein MRAWNEFIKGFWSENPVFRLVLGLCPTLAVTTSAINGIGMGLATTFVLVCSNVVISVLRSVIPKKVRIPAFIVTIATFVTIVDLVMNGYFHALHKSLGLFIPLIVVNCIILGRAEAFASKNPIGISLIDGLGMGFGFTLSLVVLGSVRELIGNGSVFGVSVFGAGYVPLLLMILPPGAFIVLGILLGLMNKAEISLAQKQGRTPAIRKKHDCATCVLHQKWFDFGPDSDETQ
- a CDS encoding FAD:protein FMN transferase, with the protein product MKRIQRAAVIIYASASLLFLSSCSDQSPYSKETFVMGTKAVITIYGLGEKEASEAAGEALHELHRIESVMSNWISESEISMLNGRSKDGPVRVSDELFEIIEAAFEYSRLTSGAFDITARPLVKLWGFQGGEPRLPSSEEIDSTLAIVGYHRVILDRDEMTVTLPPGMQIDLAGIGKGYGVDRCASILKEHGVTSALVNLSGNMFAIGSPKGRDYWSIGIREPHGEEGIVGKLLLRDEGVATSGNYENFIMIDGQKYGHIIDPSTGRTIDHILAVTVVAPSALAADALSTGMFVLGPEAGAAAAAKIPGVKVVYALVDDTFEFTGNFGKSLLLD
- a CDS encoding glucose-6-phosphate isomerase yields the protein MITLDAENLFSYIDKADFDARMPSAIEALDSLLKREGAGREMLGWLDLPATPERDLASITETGKRIQDENDCLVVVGIGGSYLGARAAIEALPTEAAFPVYFAGNNLSPGYHDRLLSHLDGKRFSICVISKSGTTTEPAIAFRLLKRKLIEKFGRDGIDGRIIAITDPSRGALRQMAVENGWRIFDIPGNVGGRFSILSPVGLLPCAAAGIPVAGMIAGAASGLERYTALDKSNIAVRYALIRYLLHDKGTAIEVLSTFHPELAVFCEWWKQLAGESEGKNGKGLFPASTVMTTDLHSLGQLLQEGARDILETFLVAAHPLRDLTVPEEQSDLDNLNYLSGRSLGEINRKAFEGTRAAHISGGLPVLTLQIPSITPDAIGNLFVFFELVVAITGRLIDVNPFDQPGVEEYKSRMFKLLGKPGANG